GTTGTAGATGATGAAGGTGCCGACGATGAGCCCGATGCCGGCGAAGGCGAGCAGGATGTAGGTGAAGATCTGCAGGAACTTGTTGACTGCCTCTTTGCTCTCGGCCCGCACCTCGTCGCCGGTTTGGATCTTGAGCTGCGTCGGCCCCAGGAGGTTCTGGACCCGGGTCTGCAGTTCGGTGTCGGACACCCCCGGCTGCGCCGAGAGGCTGACGGTGCCCGCGTGCTCGCCGTCGGAGAACAGGTGCCGGGCGGTGTCCTGGTCGAAGGCGACGTTGACGAAGCCGCCGACCTCGAACGGCCAGTCGAGGACCCCGACGACCGTCACGTCCTGCGGTTCGCTGTTGCCCTGTCCGGCGACCACCCTCGTCTTCGACCCGACGTGCAGTCCGGCCTTGTCCGCGGCGGTCTTGTTGATGGCGATCTCGCCGGCTCGCTGCGGCCCGCGGCCGCCGGGCAGGATCTTGTTCTCCCCCTGTGCGACGGCCTGGTCGGGCGGGATGAAGGTCGTTCCGATGCTCGGGGCGTTGCCGGTCTGCAGCGCCTTCCCGTCGGCCGCGGCAACGGCGACGAGGCCGTTGTAGTTGACGTTGAGGCGGTCGAAGCCGAGGCGCTCGCGGCTGGAGCTCAGCTGCTGCACCACGGCGTTCGGCACCCCCGGGCTCGCCTGTGCCCCGGTGGCCGCCATCTGCGACGGGTTCTTCGGTGCGAGCTGGACGGCGACCCCCTGCGCGGTCTTGTCGAAGATGCTGGTGAAGGCGTTCGAGACGCTCGACGTGAAGACGATCGAGCCGGCGACGAAGGAGGTGCCCAGCACCACCGAGAACACGGTGAGGAACAGCCGGACCTTGTGGGCGGCGAGGTTGCGCACCGATACCCGGCGCATGACCGAGGCCATCGCTACTCGTCCCCGGCCGGCGCGGTCGCGGCGTCGGCCGGCGTCTCCTCGACGACCCCGACCTTCTCGTCGAGGTTGCGCATGACTTCGAAGACGCCATCGGCATCGGGGTCGCGCAACTCGTGGACGATCCGCCCGTCGGCGAGGAACACGACCCGGTCGGCGTACGACGCGGCGCGGGGGTCGTGCGTGACGATCACGACGGTCTGGTCGAACTCGTCGGTGGCGGCGCGCAGGATCGAGAGCACCTCCCCCGACGAGCGGGAGTCGAGGTTGCCCGTCGGCTCGTCGCCGAAGATGATCGCGGGCCGCCCGACCAGCGCCCGGGCGCAGGCCACTCGCTGCTGCTGGCCGCCGGACAGTTCGCTCGGCCGGTGATCGAGGCGGTCGGCGAGGCCGAGGCGATCGGTGACCGCGGTCATCCACTGCTCGTCGACGTCGCGCCCGGCGATGTCGCACGGCAAGGTGACGTTCTCGCGAGCGGTGAGCGTCGGCACCAGGTTGAACGACTGGAACACGAAGCCGATCCGGTCGCGGCGCAGCACCGTCATGGC
This genomic interval from Gordonia sp. X0973 contains the following:
- a CDS encoding ABC transporter ATP-binding protein — translated: MSTTSVEAPAASAADLTKVYGSGDTAVHALRGVSVAFAPGEFTAIMGPSGSGKSTLMHCLAGLDTPSSGEVRIGETSLAGLNDKAMTVLRRDRIGFVFQSFNLVPTLTARENVTLPCDIAGRDVDEQWMTAVTDRLGLADRLDHRPSELSGGQQQRVACARALVGRPAIIFGDEPTGNLDSRSSGEVLSILRAATDEFDQTVVIVTHDPRAASYADRVVFLADGRIVHELRDPDADGVFEVMRNLDEKVGVVEETPADAATAPAGDE